In one window of Clarias gariepinus isolate MV-2021 ecotype Netherlands chromosome 10, CGAR_prim_01v2, whole genome shotgun sequence DNA:
- the elf1 gene encoding ETS-related transcription factor Elf-1 isoform X1, with product MTTAVQPNELVFEFASNGMDEINQLDDPSVFPAVIVEQVPTADLMHVYSGLEADEVTNGILVDTMQDAVEDNIIVGDVGLSVETPVSGGEDNIETIEAAEALLNMESPNNILDEKRMIHTYGALLEPDLTYISLRPEQLSADCMDVSLDEETSSMDEIAQKSPSKQPRKNKVRKPRVVRPCSPITNPTLPLKKKTKEGKGNTIYLWEFLLALLQDKNTCPKYIKWTQREKGIFKLVDSKAVSKLWGKHKNKPDMNYETMGRALRYYYQRGILAKVEGQRLVYQFKEMPTDLVVIDEDDGQCGDSNPGFGGQRSNCHSRFMSRATLRTQGKGSGHTQAKTIKRESGASVLHQTAKCKQSEQLLQTVHVLQPNQGAAVPSPAQTLRAINMPATVPMVLTSGSHGGPPVTLQTVPLSSVLANSDSLNSLTHVVTVNANGQPVVAQQPGTVIATVLKPGELQNLQVKEEILEPQFLQSLVNGNPFCKEETEGESIEIGHRTVIVGVTSQGMCQLSNGHSKSGAEVESSPSEGLTPVEELEVKSEIAGAKALLECPQMPVAVQIPTSQFIQVKTEISET from the exons ATGACCACTGCAGTCCAGCCCAACGAGCTTGTCTTCGAGTTTGCAAGTAATGGCATGGATGAAATCAACCAG CTGGATGACCCATCTGTGTTTCCAGCGGTAATTGTGGAGCAGGTGCCTACTGCTGACCTCATGCATGTGTACTCAGGGCTGGAGGCTGATGAAGTCACTAATGGCATCTTGGTGGACACCATGCAGGACGCAGTTGAGGACAATATTATAGTGGGCGATGTAGGGCTGTCTG TAGAGACTCCAGTCTCTGGAGGAGAAGATAATATAGAGACCATTGAAGCAGCAGAGGCTTTGTTGAATATGGAGTCTCCCAACAACATCCTGGATGAGAAACGGATGA TTCACACATATGGAGCGCTGCTGGAACCAGATCTGACCTACATATCTTTGCGGCCGGAGCAACTTTCTGCTGATTGCATGGATGTCTCCCTGGATGAAGAAACATCATCTATGGATGAGATTGCTCAAAAGAGTCCATCCAAACAACCTAGGAAAAATAAAG TACGCAAACCTAGGGTGGTGCGCCCTTGTTCCCCTATAACCAACCCCACTCTCCCTctgaagaaaaagacaaaagaaggaaaag GTAACACAATTTACCTGTGGGAGTTTTTGCTTGCTTTGCTGCAAGACAAAAACACATGTCCCAAATACATCAAGTGGACGCAGAGAGAGAAGGGCATCTTTAAGCTGGTGGACTCAAAGGCTGTGTCCAAACTGTGGGGAAAGCATAAGAACAAGCCTGATATGAACTATGAGACCATGGGAAGAGCTCTAAG gTATTACTACCAGAGGGGCATTCTGGCCAAAGTTGAAGGTCAAAGGCTTGTATACCAATTTAAGGAGATGCCCACAGACCTGGTGGTTATTGATGAAGATGATGGGCAGTGTGGAGACTCCAACCCTGGGTTTGGTGGCCAGCGCTCCAACTGCCACAGTCGTTTTATGAGCCGTGCAACATTGCGTACGCAGGGCAAAGGGTCAGGTCATACACAAGCCAAGACAATAAAAAGGGAATCTGGGGCCAGTGTACTTCACCAGACTGCCAAATGCAAGCAAAGTGAGCAGCTGCTGCAGACTGTACATGTTCTGCAGCCAAACCAGGGAGCTGCTGTTCCTTCTCCTGCACAAACACTGAG AGCCATTAACATGCCTGCCACTGTTCCCATGGTCCTTACATCTGGATCACATGGAGGACCACCAGTCACATTACAAACAGTGCCTCTGTCCTCTGTACTGGCCAACAGTGACTCTCTGAATAGTCTGACTCATGTGGTTACAGTCAATGCCAATGGGCAACCTGTAGTAGCTCAGCAGCCTGGTACTGTCATTGCTACTGTGCTGAAGCCTGGTGAGCTTCAGAACCTCCAGGTAAAAGAGGAGATACTGGAGCCACAATTTCTGCAGTCACTGGTCAATGGCAACCCTTTCTGCAAGGAGGAGACAGAAGGAGAGTCAATTGAGATTGGCCATAGGACTGTGATTGTTGGTGTCACTAGCCAGGGTATGTGCCAACTTTCTAATGGACACTCAAAGTCAGGGGCAGAGGTGGAGAGCAGCCCTAGTGAAGGGCTAACCCCAGTAGAAGAGCTGGAAGTGAAGAGCGAAATTGCCGGAGCCAAAGCATTGTTAGAATGCCCGCAAATGCCGGTTGCAGTGCAAATACCCACTTCCCAATTCATACAGGTGAAAACGGAGATCTCTGAGACCTAA
- the elf1 gene encoding ETS-related transcription factor Elf-1 isoform X3, with protein sequence MHVYSGLEADEVTNGILVDTMQDAVEDNIIVGDVGLSVETPVSGGEDNIETIEAAEALLNMESPNNILDEKRMIHTYGALLEPDLTYISLRPEQLSADCMDVSLDEETSSMDEIAQKSPSKQPRKNKVRKPRVVRPCSPITNPTLPLKKKTKEGKGNTIYLWEFLLALLQDKNTCPKYIKWTQREKGIFKLVDSKAVSKLWGKHKNKPDMNYETMGRALRYYYQRGILAKVEGQRLVYQFKEMPTDLVVIDEDDGQCGDSNPGFGGQRSNCHSRFMSRATLRTQGKGSGHTQAKTIKRESGASVLHQTAKCKQSEQLLQTVHVLQPNQGAAVPSPAQTLRAINMPATVPMVLTSGSHGGPPVTLQTVPLSSVLANSDSLNSLTHVVTVNANGQPVVAQQPGTVIATVLKPGELQNLQVKEEILEPQFLQSLVNGNPFCKEETEGESIEIGHRTVIVGVTSQGMCQLSNGHSKSGAEVESSPSEGLTPVEELEVKSEIAGAKALLECPQMPVAVQIPTSQFIQVKTEISET encoded by the exons ATGCATGTGTACTCAGGGCTGGAGGCTGATGAAGTCACTAATGGCATCTTGGTGGACACCATGCAGGACGCAGTTGAGGACAATATTATAGTGGGCGATGTAGGGCTGTCTG TAGAGACTCCAGTCTCTGGAGGAGAAGATAATATAGAGACCATTGAAGCAGCAGAGGCTTTGTTGAATATGGAGTCTCCCAACAACATCCTGGATGAGAAACGGATGA TTCACACATATGGAGCGCTGCTGGAACCAGATCTGACCTACATATCTTTGCGGCCGGAGCAACTTTCTGCTGATTGCATGGATGTCTCCCTGGATGAAGAAACATCATCTATGGATGAGATTGCTCAAAAGAGTCCATCCAAACAACCTAGGAAAAATAAAG TACGCAAACCTAGGGTGGTGCGCCCTTGTTCCCCTATAACCAACCCCACTCTCCCTctgaagaaaaagacaaaagaaggaaaag GTAACACAATTTACCTGTGGGAGTTTTTGCTTGCTTTGCTGCAAGACAAAAACACATGTCCCAAATACATCAAGTGGACGCAGAGAGAGAAGGGCATCTTTAAGCTGGTGGACTCAAAGGCTGTGTCCAAACTGTGGGGAAAGCATAAGAACAAGCCTGATATGAACTATGAGACCATGGGAAGAGCTCTAAG gTATTACTACCAGAGGGGCATTCTGGCCAAAGTTGAAGGTCAAAGGCTTGTATACCAATTTAAGGAGATGCCCACAGACCTGGTGGTTATTGATGAAGATGATGGGCAGTGTGGAGACTCCAACCCTGGGTTTGGTGGCCAGCGCTCCAACTGCCACAGTCGTTTTATGAGCCGTGCAACATTGCGTACGCAGGGCAAAGGGTCAGGTCATACACAAGCCAAGACAATAAAAAGGGAATCTGGGGCCAGTGTACTTCACCAGACTGCCAAATGCAAGCAAAGTGAGCAGCTGCTGCAGACTGTACATGTTCTGCAGCCAAACCAGGGAGCTGCTGTTCCTTCTCCTGCACAAACACTGAG AGCCATTAACATGCCTGCCACTGTTCCCATGGTCCTTACATCTGGATCACATGGAGGACCACCAGTCACATTACAAACAGTGCCTCTGTCCTCTGTACTGGCCAACAGTGACTCTCTGAATAGTCTGACTCATGTGGTTACAGTCAATGCCAATGGGCAACCTGTAGTAGCTCAGCAGCCTGGTACTGTCATTGCTACTGTGCTGAAGCCTGGTGAGCTTCAGAACCTCCAGGTAAAAGAGGAGATACTGGAGCCACAATTTCTGCAGTCACTGGTCAATGGCAACCCTTTCTGCAAGGAGGAGACAGAAGGAGAGTCAATTGAGATTGGCCATAGGACTGTGATTGTTGGTGTCACTAGCCAGGGTATGTGCCAACTTTCTAATGGACACTCAAAGTCAGGGGCAGAGGTGGAGAGCAGCCCTAGTGAAGGGCTAACCCCAGTAGAAGAGCTGGAAGTGAAGAGCGAAATTGCCGGAGCCAAAGCATTGTTAGAATGCCCGCAAATGCCGGTTGCAGTGCAAATACCCACTTCCCAATTCATACAGGTGAAAACGGAGATCTCTGAGACCTAA
- the elf1 gene encoding ETS-related transcription factor Elf-1 isoform X2, translated as MKCDKKTCFAELDDPSVFPAVIVEQVPTADLMHVYSGLEADEVTNGILVDTMQDAVEDNIIVGDVGLSVETPVSGGEDNIETIEAAEALLNMESPNNILDEKRMIHTYGALLEPDLTYISLRPEQLSADCMDVSLDEETSSMDEIAQKSPSKQPRKNKVRKPRVVRPCSPITNPTLPLKKKTKEGKGNTIYLWEFLLALLQDKNTCPKYIKWTQREKGIFKLVDSKAVSKLWGKHKNKPDMNYETMGRALRYYYQRGILAKVEGQRLVYQFKEMPTDLVVIDEDDGQCGDSNPGFGGQRSNCHSRFMSRATLRTQGKGSGHTQAKTIKRESGASVLHQTAKCKQSEQLLQTVHVLQPNQGAAVPSPAQTLRAINMPATVPMVLTSGSHGGPPVTLQTVPLSSVLANSDSLNSLTHVVTVNANGQPVVAQQPGTVIATVLKPGELQNLQVKEEILEPQFLQSLVNGNPFCKEETEGESIEIGHRTVIVGVTSQGMCQLSNGHSKSGAEVESSPSEGLTPVEELEVKSEIAGAKALLECPQMPVAVQIPTSQFIQVKTEISET; from the exons CTGGATGACCCATCTGTGTTTCCAGCGGTAATTGTGGAGCAGGTGCCTACTGCTGACCTCATGCATGTGTACTCAGGGCTGGAGGCTGATGAAGTCACTAATGGCATCTTGGTGGACACCATGCAGGACGCAGTTGAGGACAATATTATAGTGGGCGATGTAGGGCTGTCTG TAGAGACTCCAGTCTCTGGAGGAGAAGATAATATAGAGACCATTGAAGCAGCAGAGGCTTTGTTGAATATGGAGTCTCCCAACAACATCCTGGATGAGAAACGGATGA TTCACACATATGGAGCGCTGCTGGAACCAGATCTGACCTACATATCTTTGCGGCCGGAGCAACTTTCTGCTGATTGCATGGATGTCTCCCTGGATGAAGAAACATCATCTATGGATGAGATTGCTCAAAAGAGTCCATCCAAACAACCTAGGAAAAATAAAG TACGCAAACCTAGGGTGGTGCGCCCTTGTTCCCCTATAACCAACCCCACTCTCCCTctgaagaaaaagacaaaagaaggaaaag GTAACACAATTTACCTGTGGGAGTTTTTGCTTGCTTTGCTGCAAGACAAAAACACATGTCCCAAATACATCAAGTGGACGCAGAGAGAGAAGGGCATCTTTAAGCTGGTGGACTCAAAGGCTGTGTCCAAACTGTGGGGAAAGCATAAGAACAAGCCTGATATGAACTATGAGACCATGGGAAGAGCTCTAAG gTATTACTACCAGAGGGGCATTCTGGCCAAAGTTGAAGGTCAAAGGCTTGTATACCAATTTAAGGAGATGCCCACAGACCTGGTGGTTATTGATGAAGATGATGGGCAGTGTGGAGACTCCAACCCTGGGTTTGGTGGCCAGCGCTCCAACTGCCACAGTCGTTTTATGAGCCGTGCAACATTGCGTACGCAGGGCAAAGGGTCAGGTCATACACAAGCCAAGACAATAAAAAGGGAATCTGGGGCCAGTGTACTTCACCAGACTGCCAAATGCAAGCAAAGTGAGCAGCTGCTGCAGACTGTACATGTTCTGCAGCCAAACCAGGGAGCTGCTGTTCCTTCTCCTGCACAAACACTGAG AGCCATTAACATGCCTGCCACTGTTCCCATGGTCCTTACATCTGGATCACATGGAGGACCACCAGTCACATTACAAACAGTGCCTCTGTCCTCTGTACTGGCCAACAGTGACTCTCTGAATAGTCTGACTCATGTGGTTACAGTCAATGCCAATGGGCAACCTGTAGTAGCTCAGCAGCCTGGTACTGTCATTGCTACTGTGCTGAAGCCTGGTGAGCTTCAGAACCTCCAGGTAAAAGAGGAGATACTGGAGCCACAATTTCTGCAGTCACTGGTCAATGGCAACCCTTTCTGCAAGGAGGAGACAGAAGGAGAGTCAATTGAGATTGGCCATAGGACTGTGATTGTTGGTGTCACTAGCCAGGGTATGTGCCAACTTTCTAATGGACACTCAAAGTCAGGGGCAGAGGTGGAGAGCAGCCCTAGTGAAGGGCTAACCCCAGTAGAAGAGCTGGAAGTGAAGAGCGAAATTGCCGGAGCCAAAGCATTGTTAGAATGCCCGCAAATGCCGGTTGCAGTGCAAATACCCACTTCCCAATTCATACAGGTGAAAACGGAGATCTCTGAGACCTAA